A section of the Burkholderia mallei ATCC 23344 genome encodes:
- a CDS encoding YnfA family protein encodes MLSLAKIAALFVLTAVAEIVGCYLPWLVLKAGKPAWLLAPAALSLALFAWLLTLHPAAAARTYAAYGGVYIAVALAWLRIVDGVPLSRWDVAGAALALAGMSVIALQPRG; translated from the coding sequence ATGCTCTCACTCGCGAAAATCGCCGCGTTGTTCGTCCTGACCGCCGTCGCCGAGATCGTCGGCTGCTATTTGCCCTGGCTCGTGCTGAAAGCGGGCAAGCCGGCGTGGCTGCTCGCGCCCGCGGCGCTGTCGCTCGCGCTGTTCGCATGGCTGCTGACGCTGCATCCGGCCGCGGCCGCGCGCACGTATGCGGCGTACGGCGGCGTCTACATCGCCGTTGCGCTCGCGTGGCTGAGGATCGTCGACGGCGTGCCGCTGTCGCGCTGGGATGTGGCGGGCGCGGCGCTCGCGCTCGCCGGTATGTCGGTGATCGCGCTCCAGCCGCGCGGGTGA
- a CDS encoding DUF6670 family protein, which yields MSTILAPHSGAAPTLPLIDSDHRRRGWRGWRGRLIAKAAMQILRPVEPCVQHGLPAPTTFPPNGGARRFGLVHYGIMIPDLPAPHRFMATAIILGSAGMRVFDADFAAAPGDGPLQTATLVHGTAAAVDRHFTRYSIPRDVESRADGSLLRLGDDLELSGRYPEFRLESRRGGFAVDLTLTATGDVTWFAKGLFYEHIALVTRYRGTIEHGGATTEVAGLCTYEYARGTSPYLLRNRFLPQAAKLPWDVFSYQVIDLDADTQLLLAHVQVDQYPALTSAYLRVIGQRAHRLDADVHFRVTSAQARPAVGPDGHAMWLPETFAWRVRDRHGRTLFAIDATVDTPMLFGIGTGYVGGYRWEGERDGRPASGRGYIEYVDRRG from the coding sequence ATGAGCACCATCCTCGCCCCGCACTCGGGCGCCGCCCCCACCCTGCCGCTCATCGACAGCGACCATCGCCGCCGCGGCTGGCGCGGCTGGCGCGGCCGCCTGATCGCCAAGGCCGCCATGCAGATCCTGCGCCCCGTCGAACCGTGCGTGCAGCACGGACTGCCCGCGCCGACGACTTTTCCGCCGAACGGCGGCGCACGCCGGTTCGGCCTCGTCCATTACGGGATCATGATTCCGGATCTGCCCGCGCCGCACCGCTTCATGGCCACGGCGATCATCCTCGGCAGCGCGGGCATGCGCGTGTTCGACGCCGATTTCGCGGCGGCGCCGGGCGACGGCCCGCTGCAGACCGCGACGCTCGTGCACGGCACGGCGGCCGCCGTCGATCGCCATTTCACCCGCTACTCGATTCCGCGCGATGTCGAATCGCGCGCGGACGGCAGCCTGCTGCGCCTTGGCGACGATCTGGAGCTGAGCGGCCGCTACCCCGAATTCCGCCTCGAGAGCCGCCGCGGCGGCTTCGCGGTCGATCTGACGCTCACCGCGACAGGCGACGTCACATGGTTCGCGAAAGGTCTCTTCTACGAACACATCGCGCTCGTCACCCGCTATCGGGGCACGATCGAGCACGGCGGCGCGACCACCGAAGTGGCGGGTCTGTGCACCTACGAATATGCGCGCGGCACGTCGCCCTACCTGCTGCGCAACCGTTTTCTGCCCCAAGCCGCGAAACTGCCATGGGACGTGTTCAGCTACCAGGTGATCGACCTCGACGCCGACACGCAATTGCTGCTCGCGCACGTGCAAGTCGATCAGTATCCGGCGCTGACAAGCGCGTATCTGCGCGTCATCGGTCAACGCGCCCACCGGCTCGACGCCGACGTCCACTTCCGGGTGACGAGCGCGCAGGCGCGGCCGGCCGTCGGGCCGGACGGCCACGCAATGTGGTTGCCCGAGACGTTCGCCTGGCGCGTGCGCGACCGGCACGGCCGCACGCTGTTCGCGATCGACGCGACCGTCGATACGCCGATGCTGTTCGGCATCGGCACGGGCTACGTCGGCGGCTATCGTTGGGAGGGCGAGCGCGACGGCCGCCCGGCGAGCGGACGCGGGTACATCGAGTACGTCGACCGGCGCGGATGA
- the rnhA gene encoding ribonuclease HI has protein sequence MTLQTIDIYTDGACKGNPGPGGWGALLRYGAQEKELFGGEPGTTNNRMELTAVIAALEALKRPCKVVVHTDSQYVQKGISEWIHGWKKKGWVTAAKTPVKNADLWQRLDALVAQHDVEWRWVKGHAGHPENERADALANRGVESLAQA, from the coding sequence ATGACGTTGCAAACCATCGACATCTATACCGACGGCGCCTGCAAGGGCAACCCCGGCCCGGGCGGCTGGGGCGCGCTGCTGCGCTACGGCGCGCAGGAGAAAGAGCTTTTCGGCGGCGAACCCGGCACGACCAACAACCGAATGGAGCTCACCGCGGTGATCGCCGCGCTCGAGGCGCTCAAGCGCCCGTGCAAGGTGGTCGTCCACACCGATTCGCAATACGTGCAAAAAGGCATCAGCGAATGGATCCACGGCTGGAAGAAGAAAGGCTGGGTCACCGCCGCGAAAACGCCCGTGAAGAACGCGGACCTCTGGCAGCGGCTCGATGCGCTCGTCGCGCAGCACGACGTCGAATGGCGCTGGGTGAAGGGGCACGCCGGCCATCCGGAGAACGAGCGCGCGGACGCGCTCGCGAACCGCGGCGTCGAATCGCTCGCGCAGGCATGA
- a CDS encoding IS3-like element IS407 family transposase (programmed frameshift), producing the protein MKKRFTEQQIIGFLKEAEAGMPVKELCRKHGFSDASFYTWRAKFGGMEVSEARRLKGLEVENARLKKLLAEAMLDMEALKVVVKGKPLSPQAKREAVLAIREKVNISERRACRLVGLSRSVLHYDAKPDHENEVLAARLVKLAHERRRFGYRRLHALVEREGTHANHKRIYRLYREAGLAVRRRRKRHGVMIEREQLALPGAPNEVWSIDFVMDALSNGRRVKCLTVVDDFTKEAVDIVVDHGISGLYVARALDRAARFRGYPKAVRTDQGPEFTSRALDQWAYANGVTLKLIQAGKPTQNAYIESFNGKFRDECLNEHWFTTLAHARAVIAAWRQDYNEQRPHSALNYLAPSEFAAKHRATADAPAAFQELV; encoded by the exons ATGAAGAAGCGCTTTACGGAACAGCAAATCATCGGGTTTCTGAAGGAAGCCGAGGCCGGTATGCCGGTCAAGGAACTGTGCAGGAAGCATGGGTTCAGTGACGCGTCGTTCTACACCTGGCGCGCGAAGTTCGGCGGCATGGAAGTCTCGGAAGCCCGCCGGCTCAAGGGCCTCGAGGTGGAGAATGCCCGACTGAAGAAACTGCTGGCCGAAGCAATGCTCGATATGGAAGCGTTGAAGGTTGTCGTCAAGGGAAAGC CCCTGAGCCCGCAAGCCAAACGCGAAGCAGTGTTGGCGATTCGGGAGAAGGTCAACATCTCCGAGCGCCGCGCCTGCCGGCTTGTCGGGCTTTCTCGCAGCGTGCTGCATTACGACGCGAAGCCGGACCACGAGAATGAGGTGCTCGCGGCGCGTCTGGTGAAGTTGGCGCACGAACGTCGTCGATTCGGCTACCGCCGACTGCACGCCCTGGTGGAACGCGAAGGCACGCACGCCAATCACAAGCGCATCTATCGCCTGTACCGTGAGGCAGGGCTGGCTGTGCGGCGCCGTCGCAAGCGCCACGGCGTCATGATTGAGCGCGAGCAACTGGCATTGCCGGGCGCACCCAACGAGGTATGGTCAATCGATTTCGTGATGGATGCGCTTTCCAACGGCCGGCGCGTGAAGTGCCTGACCGTCGTCGACGATTTCACGAAAGAGGCTGTCGACATCGTCGTCGACCATGGCATCTCAGGTTTGTATGTCGCTCGGGCATTGGACCGTGCAGCTCGCTTCCGTGGCTATCCCAAGGCGGTGCGAACAGACCAGGGACCCGAATTTACGAGCCGCGCGCTTGACCAGTGGGCGTATGCGAACGGCGTCACGCTGAAGTTGATTCAGGCGGGCAAGCCCACGCAGAATGCGTACATCGAATCGTTCAACGGCAAGTTCCGCGACGAATGCCTTAACGAGCACTGGTTCACGACGCTCGCGCACGCTCGGGCAGTCATCGCGGCATGGCGTCAGGACTACAACGAGCAAAGGCCGCACAGCGCACTGAACTACCTTGCGCCGTCAGAGTTTGCGGCGAAACATCGGGCAACCGCGGACGCTCCTGCCGCTTTCCAGGAGTTGGTTTAA
- the gloB gene encoding hydroxyacylglutathione hydrolase, with the protein MNELEYVPVPAFDDNYIWLVSDGRQAVAVDPGEAAPVRRHLDARGWRLTAILLTHHHRDHVGGVAELLAGAREGEPIAVFGPAHEAIEHITRRVAGGERVRIGAPALEFDVIDVPGHTRGHIAYFQPAGPGNAAPHLFCGDTLFSCGCGRLFEGTPAQMLASLDALAALPGDTRVHCAHEYTLSNIQFALACEPGNAALAAWRDEALARRARGEPTLPTTIAHECAVNPFLRADSASIRATLEARLHEAAPDRLAAFTLMREWKNRFR; encoded by the coding sequence ATGAACGAGCTGGAATACGTGCCGGTGCCGGCATTCGACGACAACTACATCTGGCTCGTGTCGGACGGCCGCCAGGCGGTCGCCGTCGATCCGGGCGAAGCCGCGCCGGTGCGCCGCCATCTCGACGCGCGAGGCTGGCGGCTGACCGCTATTTTACTCACGCACCACCACCGCGACCACGTCGGCGGAGTGGCCGAGCTGCTCGCGGGCGCGCGCGAAGGCGAGCCGATCGCGGTGTTCGGCCCCGCGCATGAGGCGATCGAGCACATCACGCGCCGCGTGGCGGGCGGCGAGCGCGTGCGCATCGGCGCGCCCGCGCTCGAGTTCGACGTGATCGACGTGCCGGGCCACACGCGCGGCCACATCGCATACTTCCAGCCGGCGGGGCCGGGCAACGCCGCGCCGCATCTCTTTTGCGGCGACACGCTGTTCTCGTGCGGCTGCGGCCGCCTCTTCGAGGGCACGCCCGCGCAGATGCTCGCGTCGCTCGACGCGCTCGCGGCGCTGCCGGGCGACACGCGCGTGCACTGCGCGCACGAGTACACGCTGTCGAACATCCAGTTCGCGCTCGCATGCGAGCCGGGGAACGCGGCGCTCGCCGCGTGGCGCGACGAAGCGCTCGCGCGCCGTGCCCGCGGCGAGCCGACGTTGCCCACGACGATCGCGCACGAGTGCGCGGTGAACCCGTTCCTGCGCGCGGACAGCGCCTCGATCCGCGCGACGCTCGAGGCGCGGCTGCACGAGGCGGCGCCCGACCGGCTCGCGGCGTTCACGTTGATGCGCGAGTGGAAGAACCGTTTTCGTTGA
- a CDS encoding MFS transporter — protein sequence MIVMSLMQFRVFALFAIGYFVSYVFRGVNLGFAPLITRELGLSAADLGLLTSLYFLGFACAQIPAGVLLDRYGPRRVSAALLLVAAAGAWVFGAAHDTGAMMLGRLLIGVGVSVCLGGAFKALAQHFPVARLPLLNGFVMAVGGLGGVAVGSPLDWLLGFAGWRAVCAGLGAFTVAVAAALWAFAPDARQSRHDASVAAQFAGTWRIVTNRTFWKIASFSVVTQGVFYAMQSLWVGAYLRDVSGFAPRDAAVLVSVLGFAMMAGCVGFGAAARGLERRGMSLYAFCGFGMALFVATQLAIMLRAPLPAAVLWAAYGVFGGVGILSYAVLAEYFPVHVIGRANTTLTLVIFVLIFGFQVGVGAVLSHWPMRAGHYPAEAHLSAWGALVALQIASAVWYVLPDRALDKSARHAG from the coding sequence GTGATCGTGATGTCCCTCATGCAATTTCGCGTGTTCGCGCTGTTCGCGATCGGCTATTTCGTTTCGTACGTCTTTCGCGGCGTGAATCTCGGCTTCGCGCCGCTCATCACGCGCGAGCTCGGCCTGTCCGCCGCCGATCTCGGGCTGCTGACGAGCCTTTACTTTCTTGGTTTCGCGTGCGCGCAGATTCCGGCCGGCGTGCTGCTCGACCGCTACGGCCCGCGTCGCGTGAGCGCCGCGCTTCTGCTCGTCGCGGCGGCTGGCGCGTGGGTGTTCGGCGCCGCGCACGACACCGGCGCGATGATGCTCGGGCGTCTTCTGATCGGCGTCGGCGTGTCGGTGTGCCTGGGCGGCGCGTTCAAGGCGCTCGCGCAGCATTTCCCGGTCGCGAGGCTGCCGCTTCTGAACGGCTTCGTGATGGCGGTGGGCGGGCTGGGCGGCGTCGCGGTCGGCTCGCCGCTCGATTGGCTGCTTGGCTTCGCCGGCTGGCGCGCGGTGTGCGCGGGGCTCGGCGCGTTCACGGTGGCGGTCGCGGCCGCGTTGTGGGCGTTCGCCCCCGATGCGCGGCAGAGCCGTCACGACGCGAGCGTCGCCGCGCAATTCGCGGGCACCTGGCGAATCGTCACGAACCGCACGTTCTGGAAGATCGCGTCGTTTTCGGTCGTCACGCAGGGCGTGTTCTACGCGATGCAATCGCTGTGGGTCGGCGCGTATCTGCGCGACGTGAGCGGCTTCGCGCCGCGCGACGCGGCCGTGCTCGTGTCCGTGCTCGGCTTCGCGATGATGGCGGGCTGCGTCGGCTTCGGCGCGGCGGCGCGCGGGCTCGAGCGGCGCGGCATGTCGCTGTATGCGTTCTGCGGGTTCGGGATGGCGCTCTTCGTCGCGACCCAGCTCGCGATCATGCTGCGCGCGCCGCTGCCCGCCGCGGTGCTGTGGGCGGCGTACGGCGTGTTCGGCGGCGTCGGCATCCTGAGCTACGCCGTGCTCGCCGAATATTTCCCCGTGCACGTGATCGGCCGTGCGAACACGACGCTCACGCTCGTCATCTTCGTGCTGATCTTCGGATTCCAGGTGGGCGTGGGCGCGGTGCTGTCGCATTGGCCGATGCGGGCCGGGCATTATCCGGCCGAGGCGCATTTGAGCGCGTGGGGCGCGCTCGTCGCGCTGCAGATTGCGAGCGCGGTCTGGTACGTGCTGCCCGATCGCGCGCTCGACAAGTCCGCCCGGCACGCGGGGTGA
- the dnaQ gene encoding DNA polymerase III subunit epsilon: protein MRQIILDTETTGLNARAGDRIIEIGCVELLNRRLTGKNLHFYVNPERDSDPGALAVHGLTTEFLSDKPKFAEIVDPLRDFVRDAELIIHNAPFDLGFLDAEFALLGLPSFTDHCAGVIDTLVQAKQMFPGKRNSLDALCDRFGISNAHRTLHGALLDSELLAEVYLAMTRGQESLVIDMLDEAGDAHRNGDAPRMAFSGLDLPVLAATDAELAAHEAQLDALDKSAKGVCVWRKEAVGEA from the coding sequence ATGCGCCAGATCATTCTCGATACCGAAACCACCGGCCTGAACGCCCGCGCGGGCGACCGCATCATCGAAATCGGCTGCGTCGAGCTGCTGAACCGCCGGCTCACCGGCAAGAACCTGCACTTCTACGTGAATCCCGAACGCGACAGCGACCCGGGCGCGCTCGCGGTGCACGGCCTCACGACCGAATTCCTGAGCGACAAGCCGAAGTTCGCCGAAATCGTCGATCCGTTGCGCGATTTCGTCCGCGACGCGGAACTGATCATCCACAACGCGCCGTTCGACCTCGGCTTTCTCGACGCCGAGTTCGCGCTGCTCGGCCTGCCGTCCTTCACCGACCACTGCGCGGGCGTGATCGACACGCTCGTGCAGGCCAAGCAAATGTTCCCGGGCAAGCGCAACTCGCTCGACGCGCTGTGCGACCGCTTCGGGATCAGCAACGCGCACCGGACGCTGCACGGCGCGCTGCTGGACTCCGAGTTGCTCGCCGAGGTGTATCTCGCGATGACGCGCGGGCAGGAAAGCCTCGTGATCGACATGCTCGACGAAGCCGGCGACGCCCATCGCAACGGCGACGCGCCGCGAATGGCGTTCAGCGGACTCGATCTGCCGGTGCTCGCCGCGACCGACGCGGAACTCGCCGCGCACGAGGCGCAGCTCGACGCGCTCGACAAGTCGGCCAAGGGCGTATGCGTGTGGCGCAAGGAGGCGGTCGGCGAGGCTTGA
- the proP gene encoding glycine betaine/L-proline transporter ProP has product MTATPAPSSSSSAPTEGALPAAAHEITVVDQGLLKRAVGAMALGNAMEWFDFGVYSYIAVTLGQVFFPSSSPSAQLLATFGTFAAAFLVRPLGGMVFGPLGDRIGRQRVLAMTMIMMAVGTFAIGLIPSYDSIGLLAPVLLLVARLVQGFSTGGEYGGAATFIAEFSTDKRRGFMGSFLEFGTLIGYVMGAGVVALLTASLSHDALLSWGWRVPFLIAGPLGLIGLYIRMRLEETPAFKRQAEAREAQDKAVPKAHFRRQLARHWRALLLCVGLVLIFNVTDYMALSYLPSYLSSTLHFDEAHGLVLILIVMVLMMPMTLATGRLSDAVGRKPVMLAGCVGLFALAIPALLLIRTGETALVFGGLLILGALLSCFTGVMPSALPALFPTEIRYGALAIGFNVSVSLFGGTTPLAAAWLVDATGNLMMPAYYLMGAAVIGAISVLALPESARQPLKGSPPAVASHREAHALAREIKRREAAERDDSGYPSAAALRA; this is encoded by the coding sequence TTGACTGCAACACCCGCCCCCTCCAGTTCGTCCAGCGCGCCCACCGAAGGCGCGCTTCCCGCCGCTGCGCACGAGATCACCGTCGTCGATCAGGGCCTGCTCAAGCGCGCCGTCGGCGCGATGGCGCTCGGCAACGCGATGGAATGGTTCGACTTCGGCGTCTACAGCTACATCGCCGTCACGCTCGGCCAGGTGTTCTTCCCGTCGAGCAGCCCGTCCGCGCAGTTGCTCGCGACGTTCGGCACGTTCGCCGCCGCCTTCCTCGTGCGCCCGCTCGGCGGGATGGTGTTCGGGCCGCTCGGCGATCGCATCGGCCGCCAGCGCGTGCTCGCGATGACGATGATCATGATGGCGGTCGGCACGTTCGCGATCGGCCTGATCCCGAGCTACGACTCGATCGGCCTCCTCGCGCCCGTGCTGCTCCTCGTCGCGCGTCTCGTGCAAGGCTTCTCGACGGGCGGCGAGTACGGCGGCGCGGCAACCTTCATCGCCGAGTTCTCGACCGACAAGCGCCGCGGCTTCATGGGCAGCTTCCTCGAGTTCGGCACGCTGATCGGCTATGTGATGGGCGCGGGCGTCGTCGCGCTGCTGACGGCTTCGCTGTCGCACGACGCGCTGCTGTCGTGGGGCTGGCGCGTGCCGTTCCTGATCGCCGGCCCGCTCGGCCTGATCGGCCTGTACATCCGGATGAGGCTCGAGGAAACGCCCGCGTTCAAGCGGCAGGCCGAAGCGCGCGAAGCGCAGGACAAGGCCGTGCCGAAGGCGCATTTCCGCCGACAGCTCGCGCGGCACTGGCGCGCGCTGCTGCTGTGCGTCGGCCTCGTGCTGATCTTCAACGTCACCGATTACATGGCGCTGTCGTACCTGCCGAGCTATCTGTCGTCGACGCTGCACTTCGACGAGGCGCACGGCCTCGTGCTGATCCTGATCGTGATGGTGCTGATGATGCCGATGACGCTCGCCACGGGCCGCCTGTCGGACGCCGTCGGACGCAAGCCGGTGATGCTCGCCGGCTGCGTCGGGCTCTTCGCGCTCGCGATTCCCGCGCTGCTCCTGATCCGCACCGGCGAGACGGCGCTCGTGTTCGGCGGCCTGCTGATCCTCGGCGCACTGCTGTCGTGCTTCACGGGCGTGATGCCGTCGGCGCTGCCCGCGCTCTTTCCGACCGAGATCCGCTACGGCGCGCTCGCGATCGGCTTCAACGTGTCGGTGTCGCTGTTCGGCGGCACGACGCCGCTCGCCGCCGCGTGGCTCGTCGACGCGACGGGCAACCTGATGATGCCCGCGTACTACCTGATGGGCGCGGCCGTGATCGGCGCGATCTCGGTGCTCGCGCTGCCCGAGAGCGCGCGCCAGCCGCTCAAGGGCTCGCCGCCCGCCGTCGCGTCGCACCGCGAGGCACACGCGCTCGCGCGCGAGATCAAGCGCCGCGAGGCGGCCGAGCGCGACGACAGCGGCTACCCGTCGGCCGCGGCGTTGCGCGCGTGA
- a CDS encoding class I SAM-dependent methyltransferase — MSDRSIIDWPAWTDSPPGRYVLGWEQAQLDRTVSDVFGFHALQLGLPQLDALRENRMPCRGLVLDPASGASAPYHYPWAREARSAEHAPAGRSTVWCDLLDLPFESQSVDLIVMPHTLEFTSDPHRLLREAERVLMPEGQLVITGFNSLSLWGARHSVGKMAKRPFVPATRDQITFIRLKDWIKLLGFDLERGRFGCYRPPLATDKWLSRYAFMEAAGDRWWPIFGAVYMVTAIKRVRGMRLVGPIKMKKPVLAPGLTPAATPTTHQEHS; from the coding sequence ATGTCTGACCGTTCGATTATAGACTGGCCCGCCTGGACCGACTCCCCGCCCGGGCGCTATGTGCTTGGCTGGGAGCAGGCGCAGCTCGACCGCACCGTGTCCGACGTGTTCGGCTTTCACGCGCTGCAGCTCGGGCTGCCGCAGCTCGACGCGCTGCGCGAGAACCGCATGCCGTGCCGCGGCCTCGTGCTCGATCCGGCAAGCGGCGCGAGCGCGCCCTATCACTACCCGTGGGCGCGCGAGGCGCGCAGCGCCGAGCACGCGCCCGCCGGGCGCAGCACCGTGTGGTGCGACCTGCTCGATCTGCCGTTCGAATCGCAGAGCGTCGATCTGATCGTGATGCCGCACACGCTCGAATTCACGTCCGATCCGCACCGGCTGCTGCGCGAGGCCGAGCGCGTGCTGATGCCGGAAGGCCAGCTCGTGATCACGGGCTTCAATTCGCTGAGCCTCTGGGGCGCGCGGCATTCGGTCGGCAAGATGGCGAAGCGCCCGTTCGTCCCCGCGACGCGCGACCAGATCACGTTCATCCGGCTGAAGGACTGGATCAAGCTGCTCGGCTTCGATCTCGAGCGCGGCCGCTTCGGCTGCTACCGGCCGCCGCTCGCCACCGACAAGTGGCTGTCCCGCTACGCGTTCATGGAGGCGGCGGGCGACCGCTGGTGGCCGATCTTCGGCGCCGTCTACATGGTGACGGCGATCAAGCGCGTGCGCGGGATGCGGCTCGTCGGCCCGATCAAGATGAAGAAACCGGTGCTCGCGCCGGGCCTCACGCCCGCCGCCACCCCGACCACTCACCAAGAACATTCATGA
- a CDS encoding transglycosylase SLT domain-containing protein: MRFLLSALLVLTLAACAGTGPTAQNPAASDPQAASDYLRKSASAKETVDVDKQSVGDLTTADSDLWARIRRGFQMPDLQSDLVDMQASWYAQRPDYVQRMTERSQKYLYHIVEELESRHMPTELALLPFIESAYNPQALSVAKAAGMWQFMPATGRTFNLKRNMWQDERRDVLASTSAALDYLSRLHDMFGDWYLALAAYNWGEGNLQRAIARNQAAGLPTDYQSLRMPNETRNYVPKLQAVKNIVTNPQQYGLTLPEIPNHPYFVTVTTSRDIDVTVAAKLANLPLDEFKSLNPSFSKPVILGATQPQILLPFDNAAAFEKGLKSYDGQLSSWTAYTVTERARPAAIAEKIGVDADTLMQVNKIPAGMRLKPGSTIVVPRTDDDDEDISADVAENGVLAMEPDVPDTRKMLIRVRRKQSMEALASRYGVSAAQLRGWNRTRRAVVMPGQTMVLHVPVGRAVPAEPGPERIATSVGGGRIERASLHTGGKASSRGRKAGPAAKASAKAATKSGAKAAPAKTAGRKTTKKK; this comes from the coding sequence ATGCGATTCCTCCTCAGTGCGCTATTGGTCCTGACGCTCGCCGCGTGCGCGGGCACCGGGCCGACCGCCCAAAATCCCGCGGCCTCCGACCCGCAAGCCGCTTCGGACTACTTGCGCAAGTCCGCTTCCGCGAAAGAAACCGTCGACGTCGACAAGCAGTCGGTCGGAGACCTCACCACCGCCGACAGCGATCTCTGGGCGCGCATCCGCCGCGGCTTCCAGATGCCCGACCTGCAGAGCGATCTCGTCGACATGCAGGCGTCGTGGTACGCGCAGCGCCCCGACTATGTGCAGCGGATGACCGAACGCTCGCAGAAGTACCTGTACCACATCGTCGAGGAGCTCGAATCGCGCCACATGCCGACCGAACTCGCGCTGCTGCCGTTCATCGAATCGGCGTACAACCCGCAGGCGCTGTCCGTCGCGAAGGCGGCGGGGATGTGGCAGTTCATGCCGGCCACGGGGCGCACGTTCAACCTGAAGCGCAACATGTGGCAGGACGAGCGGCGCGACGTGCTCGCGTCGACGAGCGCGGCGCTCGATTACCTGTCGCGCCTGCATGACATGTTCGGCGACTGGTATCTCGCGCTCGCCGCGTACAACTGGGGCGAGGGCAATCTGCAGCGCGCGATCGCGCGCAACCAGGCGGCCGGGCTGCCGACCGATTACCAGAGCCTGCGGATGCCGAACGAGACGCGCAACTACGTGCCGAAGCTGCAGGCGGTCAAGAACATCGTGACGAACCCGCAGCAGTACGGCCTCACGCTGCCGGAGATTCCGAACCACCCGTATTTCGTGACGGTCACGACCTCGCGCGACATCGACGTGACGGTCGCCGCGAAGCTCGCGAATCTGCCGCTCGACGAATTCAAGTCGCTCAACCCGTCGTTCTCGAAGCCCGTGATTCTCGGTGCGACGCAGCCGCAGATCCTGCTGCCGTTCGATAACGCGGCGGCGTTCGAGAAGGGGCTGAAGTCGTACGACGGCCAGCTTTCGTCATGGACGGCGTATACGGTCACCGAGCGCGCGCGGCCGGCCGCGATCGCGGAGAAGATCGGCGTCGATGCGGATACGCTGATGCAGGTGAACAAGATTCCGGCCGGCATGCGGCTGAAGCCCGGCTCGACGATCGTCGTGCCGCGCACCGACGACGATGACGAGGACATCAGCGCCGACGTCGCCGAGAACGGCGTGCTCGCGATGGAGCCGGACGTGCCCGACACGCGCAAGATGCTGATTCGCGTGCGCCGCAAGCAGTCGATGGAAGCGCTCGCGAGCCGCTACGGCGTGTCGGCCGCGCAACTGCGCGGATGGAACCGCACGCGCCGCGCGGTCGTGATGCCGGGCCAGACGATGGTGCTGCACGTGCCCGTCGGTCGTGCGGTGCCGGCCGAGCCGGGGCCCGAGCGGATCGCGACGTCGGTAGGCGGCGGGCGCATCGAGCGCGCGAGCCTGCACACGGGCGGCAAGGCGTCGAGCCGCGGCCGCAAGGCGGGGCCCGCCGCGAAGGCGTCGGCGAAGGCCGCGACGAAGAGCGGTGCGAAAGCCGCGCCCGCGAAAACCGCGGGCCGCAAGACGACGAAGAAGAAGTAA